A single window of Dickeya chrysanthemi NCPPB 402 DNA harbors:
- a CDS encoding UDP-N-acetylglucosamine 2-epimerase → GNTITFISRLSDEIEPDMVMIHGDRLEALAGAAVGALSSRLVCHIEGGELSGTVDDSIRHSISKLSHIHLVANEQAVTRLVQMGEKRKHIHIIGSPDLDVMASSTLPSLEEVKEYYGLPYENYGISMFHPVTTEAHLMPQYAAQYFKALELSGQNIISIYPNNDTGTE, encoded by the coding sequence AGGCAATACCATTACGTTTATCTCTCGTCTATCTGATGAAATTGAACCTGATATGGTCATGATTCACGGCGACCGTTTAGAAGCACTAGCAGGCGCAGCTGTAGGTGCATTAAGCAGCCGTTTAGTTTGCCATATCGAAGGTGGTGAACTATCTGGTACAGTAGATGACTCCATTCGTCATTCTATTAGTAAACTTTCTCATATCCACTTGGTAGCAAATGAACAAGCTGTCACTCGCCTAGTGCAAATGGGAGAAAAAAGAAAGCATATTCACATCATCGGCTCCCCCGATTTAGATGTTATGGCCTCTTCCACCCTCCCATCCTTAGAAGAAGTCAAAGAATATTACGGTTTACCATACGAAAATTATGGTATTTCTATGTTTCACCCCGTGACTACAGAAGCACATTTAATGCCACAATATGCGGCCCAATATTTCAAAGCATTAGAATTAAGTGGCCAAAATATCATTAGCATCTACCCTAATAATGACACTGGCACTGAA